In a single window of the Littorina saxatilis isolate snail1 linkage group LG3, US_GU_Lsax_2.0, whole genome shotgun sequence genome:
- the LOC138960951 gene encoding zinc finger protein 165-like: MDQVMEFVEEEEAELSAEFMDSYLDIVQTPEKEAKVTPKETSTPKEKSTSADDGAGPSTEKPKSPKKKKTPMKKKMEASADKSVHQCHECGKTYKHYRTLWAHQRFDHGEGKTNHECTICDKKFTQKIDLTSHRNVKHDKIKPYSCDSCGRSYASPKSLYPSKHVCKGKPKEVACTQCGKTFALKRFLSDHVRYHHTRVFCTLQAP; this comes from the exons ATGGATCAGGTCATGGAATttgtggaagaagaagaagcggaGTTATCCGCTGAATTTATGGATAGTTACCTGGACATAGTCCAAACTCCAGAAAAGGAGGCAAAGGTGACACCCAAAGAAACATCGACACCCAAAGAGAAATCGACAT CTGCTGACGATGGTGCTGGGCCTTCGACAGAGAAGCCAAAGTcgcccaagaagaagaagacacccatgaagaagaagatggaggcCTCGGCTGACAAGTCAGTGCACCAGTGCCACGAGTGTGGTAAAACTTACAAGCATTACCGCACCTTGTGGGCTCATCAGCGCTTTGATCATGGTGAAGGAAAAACAAATCATGAATGCACCATATGTGACAAAAAGTTCACACAAAAAATTGATCTGACGTCACACCGCAACGTGAAGCATGACAAGATTAAGCCTTATTCATGTGATTCATGCGGCAGATCTTATGCAAGTCCTAAAAGCTTGTACCCCTCAAAGCATGTGTGCAAAGGGAAACCGAAAGAGGTGGCCTGCACCCAGTGTGGCAAGACCTTTGCACTAAAAAGGTTTCTGAGTGACCATGTCCGTTACCATCACACACGGGTGTTTTGCACACTTCAAGCACCGTGA